One genomic segment of Musa acuminata AAA Group cultivar baxijiao chromosome BXJ3-3, Cavendish_Baxijiao_AAA, whole genome shotgun sequence includes these proteins:
- the LOC135634342 gene encoding myricetin 3-O-rhamnosyltransferase UGT77B2-like, translating to MGSPASKQHVAFVAFPFGSHPGAIFPVARAVAAAAPSAVVSFLATARALASLPAADDTPNLRFVPVADGVPDGSPPPREVLELIGLFLEATPGNLKEGMAAAVAGAGGAPVICVVSDSFVWMSEEVAEEMRVPWVPLCPGGTAAMSAHLHTDLLRRKLGVGDQALAGREEDLLDFIPGLSVHRVRDLPEGVVTGPLDSPFSVLLHRMADRLPKAAAIAFNTIPGLEPAIEESLATVFSKPFIIGPFHILAPPSAPAPDPNRCLPWLDRHRPDAVAYVSFGSIMTPPPAELAQLAEGLEASGVPFIWSLKETARECLPPGFLERTKERGMVVGWAPQLAVLDHPAVGAFLTHCGWNSVLEGIVAGVPMACRPLFGDHRMIARSMMLAWGNGIGFEGEAMTKDGVFKALDALLRGEEGKRLRARAAELKQMANKAVAPGGTSTKNFASLLDFLLPEIKLNS from the exons ATGGGATCCCCTGCATCCAAGCAGCACGTAGCCTTCGTTGCATTCCCATTCGGTTCCCACCCGGGAGCCATCTTCCCCGTCGCACGCGCCGTCGCCGCCGCTGCCCCCTCCGCCGTCGTCTCCTTCCTCGCCACCGCTCGGGCCCTCGCTTCCCTCCCCGCTGCCGACGATACCCCGAACCTCCGTTTCGTCCCCGTCGCCGACGGCGTCCCTGACGGATCTCCGCCGCCGCGGGAAGTCCTCGAGCTGATCGGCCTGTTCCTGGAGGCGACGCCGGGGAACCTGAAGGAGGggatggcggcggcggtggcgggcgCAGGCGGCGCGCCGGTGATTTGCGTCGTGAGCGACTCGTTCGTGTGGATGTCCGAGGAGGTGGCCGAGGAGATGAGGGTGCCGTGGGTCCCGCTGTGCCCGGGCGGCACCGCGGCGATGTCCGCCCATCTCCACACCGATTTGCTCCGCCGAAAGCTCGGGGTTGGCGACCAAG CTTTAGCTGGCCGCGAGGAGGATCTCCTCGACTTCATCCCCGGCCTCTCCGTGCATCGAGTCCGCGATCTCCCCGAAGGTGTCGTCACCGGCCCACTCGACTCCCCCTTCTCCGTCCTCCTCCACCGCATGGCCGACAGGCTCCCCAAAGCCGCGGCCATCGCCTTCAACACCATTCCAGGCCTTGAACCCGCCATCGAGGAGAGCTTGGCCACGGTATTTTCCAAGCCCTTCATCATCGGCCCCTTCCACATCCTGGCCCCGCCCTCCGCGCCCGCACCCGATCCGAACCGCTGCCTCCCTTGGCTCGACCGACACCGCCCCGATGCGGTGGCATACGTCAGCTTCGGCTCCATCATGACCCCGCCGCCCGCCGAGCTGGCCCAGCTGGCGGAGGGCTTAGAGGCGAGCGGCGTCCCCTTCATCTGGTCACTGAAGGAGACGGCTCGGGAGTGCCTGCCGCCGGGGTTCTTGGAGCGGACCAAGGAGAGGGGGATGGTGGTGGGCTGGGCGCCGCAGCTGGCGGTGCTGGATCACCCGGCGGTCGGAGCGTTCCTGacgcactgcgggtggaactcggtGCTGGAGGGGATCGTCGCCGGTGTGCCGATGGCCTGCCGGCCGCTCTTCGGGGACCACCGGATGATCGCCAGGTCGATGATGCTCGCGTGGGGGAACGGCATCGGGTTCGAAGGCGAGGCGATGACGAAGGACGGGGTGTTCAAGGCTTTGGACGCGTTGCTGAGAGGAGAAGAGGGGAAGAGGTTGAGGGCGCGAGCGGCGGAGCTGAAGCAGATGGCCAACAAAGCGGTGGCGCCCGGCGGGACCTCCACCAAAAACTTCGCTTCGCTACTGGATTTCCTTCTGCCTGAAATTAAATTAAACTCTTAA
- the LOC135634343 gene encoding mitogen-activated protein kinase kinase 5-like: MRPGPAPVRPGHPGIPSRPRRRPDLTLPLPQRDPSLAVPLPLPPPSNPSTVGAPSAEPTLGPPSSSSSSQPPSLSDLERLRRMGSGSGGTVWMVRHRLTGRHYALKVIYGNHEDAVRRQILREIEILRTADNPFVVRCHAMYDHGGEIQILLEFMDGGSLEGRRITSESFLADVARQVLAGLAYLHRRRIVHRDIKPSNLLIDSGRRVKIADFGVSRILAQTMDPCNSSVGTIAYMSPERINTDLNHGIYDGYAGDIWSFGLSILEFYLGRFPFGENLGRQGDWASLMCAICYADPPEAPSTASREFRSFISYCLQKEPARRLTAVQLLQHPFIVNNQPSPLTSSAHP; encoded by the coding sequence ATGAGACCCGGGCCGGCACCCGTCCGGCCGGGTCATCCCGGCATCCCGAGCAGGCCACGCCGCCGGCCAGACCTAACCCTCCCCCTCCCCCAGCGTGACCCCTCTCTAGCCGTGCCCCTCCCCCTCCCGCCGCCCTCCAACCCGTCCACTGTCGGCGCCCCGTCGGCGGAGCCCACTCTCGgccccccttcctcctcctcctcctcccagccGCCGAGCTTGTCCGACCTCGAGCGGCTACGACGAatgggcagcgggagcggcggcaCCGTGTGGATGGTCCGCCACCGCCTCACCGGGCGTCACTACGCCCTCAAGGTCATCTACGGCAACCACGAGGACGCCGTCCGCCGCCAGATCCTGCGCGAGATCGAGATCCTCCGCACCGCTGACAACCCCTTCGTGGTCCGGTGCCACGCCATGTATGACCACGGCGGCGAGATCCAGATCCTGCTCGAGTTTATGGACGGCGGCTCCCTCGAAGGCCGCCGCATCACATCCGAGTCCTTCCTCGCCGACGTCGCTCGCCAGGTCCTCGCTGGGCTCGCCTATCTCCACCGGAGGAGGATCGTCCACCGCGACATCAAGCCCTCCAACCTTCTCATCGACTCTGGCCGCCGCGTCAAGATCGCCGACTTCGGCGTCAGCCGAATCCTGGCGCAGACCATGGACCCCTGCAACTCCTCCGTCGGCACCATCGCGTACATGAGCCCGGAACGGATCAACACCGACCTCAACCACGGTATCTACGACGGCTACGCCGGCGACATCTGGAGCTTCGGCCTCAGCATCCTCGAGTTTTACCTCGGCCGCTTCCCCTTCGGCGAGAACCTCGGCCGGCAGGGGGATTGGGCGTCTCTCATGTGCGCCATCTGCTACGCTGATCCGCCGGAGGCGCCATCCACCGCCTCCCGCGAGTTCCGGAGCTTCATCTCTTACTGCCTCCAGAAGGAACCGGCGCGTCGCCTCACCGCGGTGCAGCTCCTCCAGCACCCGTTCATCGTCAACAACCAGCCCTCCCCCTTGACATCCTCCGCCCACCCCTAA
- the LOC135634341 gene encoding AAA-ATPase At5g57480-like, which translates to MEFWAFLASLMGVFAFFQSLINIVFPPDLRFASAKFLYRLCHCFSSSCYFDITEIDGVNTNELYNAVQIYLSGSASVAASRLSVSRPLNSSAFTFGLASNDRLVDTFGGATATWEHVVTQRQAQAFSWRPLPDEKRGFTLMIKKKDKPLILQAYLQHIMDTATLLRRSNQDRLLYTNSRGGAMDSRVHPWESVPFKHPSTFETLAMDPIKKEAIMADLKDFAEREVFYQRTGRAWKRGYLLYGPPGTGKSSMIAAMANYLNYDVFDLELTEVHTNSELRKLLMKTTSKSIIVIEDIDCSINLTNRSSGWKKAMPLYDSTFGSDDANAAKTITLSGLLNFTDGLWSCCGNERIFVFTTNHIEKLDPALLRSGRMDMHICMSYCSYEALKTLMQNYLSPEDVELEHEGKNAELLKELEEVINGVDITPADVSEILIKNRRRKKLEAMAEVLEVLKNRAKNKGRGGGSLKAFEKENEEEEQEKRALGSPKEGKEAANRCNGENEE; encoded by the coding sequence ATGGAGTTTTGGGCATTTCTTGCCTCTCTCATGGGGGTGTTCGCCTTCTTCCAGAGCCTTATCAACATCGTATTCCCTCCCGACCTCCGTTTCGCATCCGCCAAGTTCCTCTACCGCCTCTGCCACTGCTTCTCTTCCTCCTGCTACTTCGACATCACTGAGATCGACGGCGTCAACACCAACGAGCTCTACAACGCCGTCCAGATCTACCTCAGCGGCTCTGCTTCCGTCGCCGCCTCCCGCCTCAGCGTCTCCCGGCCCCTCAACTCCTCCGCCTTCACCTTCGGCCTCGCCAGCAACGACCGCCTTGTCGACACCTTCGGTGGCGCCACCGCCACGTGGGAACACGTGGTCACCCAGCGCCAGGCCCAGGCCTTCTCGTGGCGCCCCCTTCCCGATGAGAAACGTGGGTTCACGCTCATGATCAAGAAGAAGGACAAGCCCCTCATCCTCCAGGCCTACCTCCAACACATTATGGACACGGCCACCCTGCTCCGCCGCAGTAACCAGGACCGGCTACTGTACACCAATTCGCGCGGCGGCGCCATGGACTCCCGCGTTCACCCGTGGGAGTCTGTGCCGTTCAAGCACCCAAGCACGTTCGAGACCCTCGCCATGGACCCGATCAAGAAAGAGGCGATCATGGCCGACCTCAAGGACTTCGCGGAGAGGGAGGTCTTTTACCAGAGGACGGGGCGTGCATGGAAGAGAGGCTACTTGCTGTACGGCCCACCGGGCACTGGCAAGTCGAGCATGATCGCCGCTATGGCGAATTATCTCAACTACGACGTCTTTGACCTCGAGCTCACCGAGGTGCATACCAATTCGGAGCTTCGTAAGCTTCTGATGAAGACGACTTCGAAGTCGATCATTGTCATCGAGGACATAGATTGCTCGATCAATCTGACCAACCGTAGTTCCGGCTGGAAGAAGGCAATGCCCCTTTATGACTCTACCTTCGGCTCGGATGACGCCAATGCTGCGAAGACGATAACTTTGTCCGGGCTGCTGAATTTTACCGACGGGTTGTGGTCGTGCTGCGGGAACGAGAGGATCTTCGTGTTCACCACGAACCATATCGAAAAGCTTGACCCGGCGCTCCTCAGGTCGGGGAGGATGGACATGCATATCTGCATGAGCTATTGCTCCTACGAAGCGTTAAAGACGCTGATGCAGAATTATCTGTCACCGGAGGATGTCGAGCTGGAACACGAGGGGAAGAATGCAGAGCTACTGAAGGAACTGGAAGAGGTGATTAATGGTGTCGACATAACCCCAGCAGATGTCAGCGAGATTCTAATAAAGAACCGGCGACGAAAGAAGCTTGAGGCCATGGCGGAGGTGTTGGAGGTACTCAAGAACAGAGCAAAGAAcaagggaagaggaggaggatctCTGAAGGCCTTCGAGAAGGAGAACGAGGAGGAAGAGCAGGAGAAGCGGGCATTAGGGAGCCCAAAGGAAGGTAAGGAAGCAGCAAATCGGTGCAATGGGGAGAACGAAGAGTAG
- the LOC103976894 gene encoding pathogenesis-related protein PR-1 — MSSLTLLLLFLHVSTSPSYASSPLLASPINETIYNITKTLCWGCWAEAVQFLYAHNMVRATHWELPLAWDPTLESYARWWATQRKGDCRLQHSFPDGGFQLGENIFWGSGSGWGPLDAVRNWAGEERDYSYAANACAPGRICGHYTQMVWKDTRRLGCSRVVCDGGGVFMTCNYYPPGNYIGERPY; from the coding sequence ATGAGCAGTCTTacgcttctcctcctcttcctccacgttTCGACGAGCCCCTCGTACGCCTCCTCGCCATTGCTGGCTTCCCCCATCAACGAAACCATCTACAACATAACGAAGACGCTGTGCTGGGGATGCTGGGCGGAGGCCGTCCAATTCCTCTACGCCCACAACATGGTTCGGGCTACCCACTGGGAGCTTCCCCTGGCCTGGGACCCAACCCTCGAGTCCTACGCCCGGTGGTGGGCCACCCAACGGAAGGGCGACTGCCGGCTGCAGCACTCGTTCCCCGACGGCGGCTTCCAGCTCGGCGAGAACATCTTCTGGGGTTCCGGCTCGGGGTGGGGGCCTTTGGACGCGGTCCGGAATTGGGCCGGGGAGGAGCGGGACTACTCGTACGCCGCCAACGCCTGCGCCCCGGGCCGGATCTGCGGCCACTACACCCAAATGGTTTGGAAGGACACACGTCGCCTCGGATGCTCCCGCGTCGTCTGCGACGGTGGGGGTGTGTTCATGACGTGCAATTATTATCCACCTGGAAATTACATCGGAGAGAGGCCGTATTAG